Proteins encoded within one genomic window of Gambusia affinis linkage group LG23, SWU_Gaff_1.0, whole genome shotgun sequence:
- the socs2 gene encoding suppressor of cytokine signaling 2: MTCQSSESQEAIEDARGADDGAGTEESDESRIASALKELRKTGWYWGGLTANEAKEILQDSLEGSFLLRDSSQRDFLFTISAMTSAGPTNLRIEFRHGKFKLDSVVLVKPKLKQFDSVVHLVEHYVQLSRTGGRATPAPPGANGTVQLLLTRPVYAAVPSLQHLCRIGINRSARRVQDLPIPNRLKEYLTDYAYNV; encoded by the exons ATGACCTGCCAGTCCTCCGAATCCCAGGAAGCCATTGAGGACGCCAGAGGAGCCGACGACGGCGCTGGGACCGAGGAGTCGGACGAGAGCCGCATCGCCTCGGCCCTGAAGGAGCTCAGGAAGACAG GTTGGTACTGGGGCGGCCTGACGGCAAACGAGGCCAAAGAGATCCTGCAGGACTCGTTGGAGGGCAGCTTCCTGCTGCGGGACAGCTCCCAGAGGGACTTCCTGTTCACCATCTCCGCCATGACGTCCGCCGGCCCCACCAACCTGCGCATTGAGTTTCGGCACGGGAAGTTCAAACTGGACTCCGTGGTTCTGGTGAAGCCCAAGCTGAAGCAGTTTGACAGCGTGGTCCACCTGGTGGAGCACTACGTCCAGCTGTCCCGGACCGGTGGCCGCGCTACGCCAGCGCCACCGGGCGCCAACGGCACCGTGCAGCTGCTCCTCACCAGGCCCGTGTACGCCGCCGTCCCGTCGCTGCAGCACCTGTGTCGGATCGGCATCAACCGGTCGGCCCGGCGGGTCCAGGACCTGCCCATCCCCAACCGGCTGAAGGAATACCTGACGGACTACGCCTACAACGTCTAG